The following are encoded in a window of Gossypium raimondii isolate GPD5lz chromosome 13, ASM2569854v1, whole genome shotgun sequence genomic DNA:
- the LOC105784356 gene encoding cytochrome P450 78A5: MSLDHGLLLFQSPLLSFEAFLWAILLVGIVSLWLSPGGHAWARYRSKASVAIPGPLGSPVLGLLTVFTGATPHRALAKLAETVKAVKLMAFSVGFTRFIVSSDPETARDILNNSAFADRPVKESAYELLFHRAMGFAPYGEYWRNLRRISATHLFSPKRIADFEGFRRETGTKMVEEVKCLMEAKGEVFIRRLLHFGSLNNVMTTVFGKKYDFEKPGEGLELEELVSEGYELLGIFNWSDHFPLLRWLDLQGVRKRCRNLVSKVNVFVGKIIEEHKVNRVNGGFNDGDAKVGDFVDVLLDLEKHEKLSDSDMIAVLWEMIFRGTDTVAILLEWILARMVLHPEIQAKAQDEIDGVVGSSKLVSDSDIQNLPYVRAIVKETLRVHPPGPLLSWARLAIHEVHIGDNFIPAGTTAMVNMWAITHSEKVWAEPEKFKPERFMEEDVSIMGPDLRLAPFGSGRRVCPGKAMGLATVHLWLAQLLQAFKWVPCEDKDVDLLEHLKLSMEMKKPLVCKAMPRFA, encoded by the exons ATGTCACTTGATCATGGTTTGCTGTTGTTTCAATCACCTTTGTTGAGCTTTGAAGCCTTTCTGTGGGCTATTCTATTGGTTGGAATAGTTTCCTTGTGGCTTTCACCAGGGGGTCATGCGTGGGCTCGTTATAGGTCCAAGGCAAGTGTTGCCATCCCTGGTCCACTTGGTTCCCCAGTTCTTGGGTTGCTCACCGTGTTCACCGGTGCCACCCCTCACCGAGCCCTGGCTAAACTTGCTGAAACCGTTAAAGCAGTGAAGTTGATGGCTTTTTCCGTGGGGTTCACTCGGTTTATCGTGTCCAGTGACCCTGAAACCGCGAGGGATATCCTCAACAACTCAGCTTTCGCTGATAGGCCAGTGAAGGAGTCAGCCTATGAGCTTTTATTTCATAGGGCAATGGGGTTTGCTCCTTACGGTGAGTATTGGAGGAACTTGAGGCGTATCTCAGCCACCCATTTGTTCAGTCCCAAGAGAATCGCTGACTTTGAAGGGTTCAGACGTGAGACCGGTACCAAAATGGTGGAAGAGGTGAAGTGTTTAATGGAAGCAAAAGGTGAAGTTTTTATACGAAGGCTGCTTCATTTTGGGTCTTTGAACAATGTGATGACCACTGTGTTCGGTAAAAAGTACGACTTTGAGAAGCCTGGGGAAGGGTTGGAGCTAGAGGAGCTTGTTAGTGAAGGCTACGAGTTGTTGGGGATATTCAACTGGAGTGACCATTTCCCTCTTCTACGCTGGCTTGATTTGCAAGGAGTAAGGAAAAGATGTAGGAATTTGGTCTCAAAAGTTAATGTGTTTGTTGGGAAGATCATAGAAGAACATAAGGTGAATAGGGTTAATGGAGGTTTCAATGATGGTGACGCCAAAGTTGGGGACTTTGTTGATGTGTTGCTTGATTTGGAGAAACATGAGAAACTTAGTGACTCCGATATGATTGCTGTCTTATGG GAAATGATCTTTAGGGGTACTGATACTGTAGCAATCTTGTTGGAATGGATCCTAGCAAGAATGGTTTTACACCCTGAAATCCAAGCAAAGGCTCAAGATGAGATTGATGGTGTTGTTGGGAGCTCAAAGTTGGTATCAGATTCTGACATTCAAAACCTGCCTTATGTTCGAGCCATTGTGAAGGAGACCCTTAGGGTGCATCCACCAGGGCCACTTCTCTCATGGGCTCGCCTAGCCATCCATGAAGTTCACATAGGTGACAATTTCATCCCAGCAGGCACAACAGCAATGGTGAACATGTGGGCAATCACTCACAGTGAAAAGGTATGGGCTGAGCCAGAAAAGTTCAAGCCAGAGCGGTTCATGGAAGAAGATGTGAGCATTATGGGACCTGATCTTAGATTGGCTCCTTTTGGTTCTGGTAGGAGGGTTTGCCCAGGTAAAGCAATGGGTTTGGCCACCGTTCATCTCTGGTTGGCTCAGTTACTCCAAGCATTCAAATGGGTCCCTTGTGAGGACAAAGATGTGGACCTGCTTGAACATTTGAAACTCTCCATGGAAATGAAGAAGCCTCTGGTTTGCAAGGCAATGCCTAGGTTTGCTTGA